The Lewinellaceae bacterium genome includes a region encoding these proteins:
- a CDS encoding metal-sensitive transcriptional regulator — protein sequence MIKDIKKQVSNRLNRIGGQVRGLQKMVEEEKYCVDIITQSSAIRQALSSVENLMLKNHLSTHVMHQMKKGETKKATEEVLKVYKLAKKI from the coding sequence ATGATAAAAGACATCAAAAAACAAGTATCAAATCGTCTTAATCGCATAGGGGGACAAGTACGAGGTTTGCAAAAAATGGTAGAAGAAGAAAAATATTGCGTGGATATTATCACGCAGTCTTCTGCCATACGCCAAGCATTGTCATCTGTCGAGAATTTGATGCTAAAGAATCATCTTTCAACACATGTAATGCATCAAATGAAGAAGGGAGAAACGAAAAAGGCCACAGAAGAAGTTTTGAAAGTTTATAAGTTGGCAAAGAAAATATAA
- a CDS encoding ATP-dependent helicase, which translates to MYVKPENWKPSDGLTLEPNALKVVTESKDNYLVVAGPGAGKTELLAQRASFLLQTNSCLFPKKILAISFKRDAAKNLNDRVEKRCKKHLAVRFNSVTFDTFAKGILDRFIHALPERYKPITYEVLLDYRDVEGIFRHINVGFATSHNRNELVRFLTEEQLPLKESPTDEKEIVVKEVWEHFLKGQKPRLTFPMISRLAELIVNKNPHIKRYLQATYTHVFLDEFQDTTHHQYDLLKSCFQGAGAISTAVGDDKQRIMGWAGAKKDIFEDYEKEFDGMRTSLLMNYRCAPKIIALQKVLMSELMMVEIDVKYPTKWKEDDGNVEFWFYNNEDDEARISAQNIKEIIDTNKLSQDQVCILVKQQVPKYSAKIIEALRGLGINARNETTFQDLLTEDLVLYILNIIKLATSKGNPKGYQFVYDFIKKVIDIHDDKEGIKQESKLKDFLNDLCINTLPNIGDVEDLKVCVQTIIDYLGVKAINSYYTQYRNLSYVRELKFAIAELLWNEHQRTKDWSNAIEGFMGIDSIPVMTIHKSKGLEYNTVIFLGLEDGAFWSFKNQPEEDTCAFFVAMSRAETNLVFTFSKERHNRQQLNQDIKSFYGVLQKSGIVEVKNYSK; encoded by the coding sequence ATGTATGTAAAGCCTGAAAACTGGAAACCTAGTGATGGATTGACGCTGGAGCCAAATGCCTTGAAGGTTGTTACCGAATCAAAAGATAATTATCTTGTTGTTGCTGGCCCTGGCGCTGGAAAAACTGAGTTGTTAGCTCAACGAGCAAGTTTTTTATTACAAACTAATTCTTGCCTTTTTCCAAAAAAGATTCTTGCAATTAGTTTTAAAAGAGATGCGGCAAAAAACTTAAATGATCGAGTCGAAAAAAGATGTAAAAAGCATTTAGCAGTTAGATTTAATTCAGTTACATTCGATACGTTTGCAAAAGGAATCTTAGATAGGTTTATTCATGCATTGCCTGAAAGATATAAACCTATAACATACGAAGTGTTACTTGATTACAGAGATGTTGAAGGAATTTTCAGACACATAAATGTTGGTTTCGCTACCTCCCATAATCGAAATGAATTGGTTAGGTTTTTAACAGAAGAGCAATTACCCTTAAAAGAATCGCCAACAGATGAAAAAGAAATTGTGGTAAAGGAGGTTTGGGAACATTTTTTAAAAGGGCAAAAACCGAGACTAACATTTCCAATGATTTCAAGACTAGCAGAACTTATTGTAAATAAAAATCCACATATAAAAAGATATCTCCAAGCGACTTATACTCATGTTTTTCTTGACGAATTTCAGGATACAACTCATCATCAATATGACCTTTTAAAATCGTGCTTTCAAGGGGCTGGCGCAATTTCAACAGCTGTTGGGGACGACAAACAAAGGATCATGGGTTGGGCTGGAGCAAAAAAAGATATTTTCGAGGATTATGAAAAAGAGTTTGATGGGATGCGTACAAGCTTATTGATGAATTATCGTTGCGCTCCAAAAATTATTGCTCTTCAGAAGGTTCTTATGTCTGAACTTATGATGGTGGAAATAGATGTGAAATACCCAACAAAATGGAAAGAAGATGATGGCAATGTAGAGTTTTGGTTCTATAATAATGAGGATGACGAAGCAAGAATTTCAGCACAAAATATTAAAGAAATTATTGATACAAACAAACTATCACAAGATCAAGTCTGTATTCTTGTAAAACAACAAGTTCCCAAGTATTCAGCGAAAATAATTGAAGCATTAAGAGGTTTAGGAATTAATGCACGAAATGAAACGACTTTCCAAGACCTTCTTACCGAAGACCTTGTTCTATACATACTCAATATCATTAAATTAGCAACTTCCAAAGGAAATCCAAAAGGGTACCAATTTGTATATGACTTTATCAAAAAAGTCATAGATATTCATGACGACAAGGAAGGGATAAAACAAGAGTCTAAACTAAAAGATTTTCTAAATGACCTGTGCATAAATACCTTACCTAATATAGGTGATGTAGAAGATCTTAAAGTTTGTGTTCAAACCATTATTGATTATTTAGGTGTCAAAGCAATTAACTCTTACTACACCCAATACCGAAACCTTAGCTATGTCAGAGAACTAAAGTTTGCTATTGCCGAATTGCTTTGGAATGAACATCAAAGAACTAAGGATTGGAGTAATGCCATTGAAGGATTTATGGGAATAGATTCTATTCCTGTAATGACGATCCATAAAAGTAAAGGACTTGAGTATAATACGGTTATATTTTTAGGGTTAGAAGATGGAGCATTTTGGAGTTTTAAAAATCAGCCTGAAGAAGATACTTGCGCTTTTTTCGTTGCAATGTCTAGGGCTGAAACAAACTTGGTTTTTACTTTTTCTAAAGAGAGACATAATCGACAACAACTAAACCAAGACATTAAATCCTTTTATGGTGTATTACAAAAATCTGGAATAGTAGAAGTAAAGAATTACAGTAAATGA